The Vibrio sp. SNU_ST1 genome has a segment encoding these proteins:
- the nrfC gene encoding cytochrome c nitrite reductase Fe-S protein: protein MSCSRRNFLAGAGAVIFTTGVAGTAAVTSRKTLANVQEDGTKRYGMIHDETACIGCTACTEACREVNKVPEGVSRLEIIKSEPQGEYPNVDYRFTRNSCQHCDNAPCVMVCPTGAAYKDEKTGIVDVHKEKCVGCGYCLLACPYQVRFFHPENKSADKCNFCRDTNLAQGKLPACVESCPTKALIFGDLNDPKSEINQVLQSEVVYRDKAYLGTQPKLYKVPHQKGEI, encoded by the coding sequence ATGAGCTGCTCAAGAAGAAACTTTTTAGCAGGTGCTGGTGCCGTTATTTTTACCACGGGTGTCGCGGGAACCGCGGCGGTAACAAGTCGTAAAACGTTGGCCAACGTTCAAGAAGATGGCACTAAGCGTTATGGAATGATCCATGACGAAACCGCTTGTATTGGTTGTACTGCTTGTACCGAAGCATGCCGTGAAGTGAACAAAGTGCCTGAAGGCGTATCGCGATTAGAAATTATTAAGAGTGAGCCTCAAGGCGAATATCCGAATGTTGATTACCGTTTTACTCGTAACTCTTGCCAACATTGTGATAATGCACCCTGTGTCATGGTTTGTCCTACAGGTGCGGCCTACAAAGATGAAAAAACTGGCATCGTTGATGTGCATAAAGAGAAATGTGTCGGCTGTGGTTATTGTCTACTGGCATGTCCTTATCAAGTGCGCTTTTTCCATCCTGAGAATAAATCCGCAGATAAATGTAACTTCTGTCGTGATACCAACCTAGCACAAGGTAAGTTACCTGCTTGTGTCGAATCTTGCCCAACCAAAGCGTTGATTTTTGGTGACTTAAATGATCCTAAGAGTGAGATAAACCAAGTGCTTCAATCTGAGGTGGTTTACAGAGACAAAGCTTATCTCGGTACTCAGCCCAAACTCTATAAAGTGCCACACCAAAAAGGGGAGATTTGA
- a CDS encoding DsbE family thiol:disulfide interchange protein, translating to MHTSVRNKLITLFSVAVALVVAFSYALESKQQTTSVSEQKRAFPEFTAAKLVTDEPFDSEALISETAKLTLADITQHPYQLVNVWASWCGICKTEHAFLLKLQKKGIPIVGLNYRDNSGAAINVLSSDGNPYSTVISDPQGKLALELGVIGTPETYLVDAEGQIVKKLLGVINESVWRKELVHYFKGANG from the coding sequence ATGCATACCAGCGTTCGTAATAAACTCATTACTCTATTTTCAGTGGCTGTTGCTTTGGTCGTTGCATTTTCATATGCGCTCGAAAGTAAGCAACAAACGACCAGCGTTTCAGAGCAAAAAAGGGCTTTCCCTGAATTTACGGCAGCAAAGCTCGTTACAGATGAGCCATTCGATTCTGAAGCATTAATCTCTGAAACGGCTAAGCTTACGCTTGCTGATATTACTCAACATCCTTACCAATTGGTCAATGTATGGGCTTCTTGGTGTGGAATATGTAAAACCGAGCACGCTTTTTTACTCAAACTGCAGAAGAAAGGCATACCAATTGTTGGTCTCAATTATCGAGATAACTCTGGGGCAGCGATCAATGTGTTATCGAGCGACGGCAATCCGTACTCAACTGTGATCAGTGATCCTCAAGGGAAGTTGGCTTTAGAACTCGGTGTAATAGGGACTCCTGAAACGTATTTAGTCGATGCTGAAGGCCAAATAGTTAAGAAGTTGCTAGGTGTGATTAATGAATCGGTTTGGCGCAAAGAACTCGTTCACTATTTTAAAGGTGCAAATGGATGA
- a CDS encoding rhodanese-like domain-containing protein — protein sequence MRTLLSLSALCIALLSSGVHASERAETGWELIEKGALVVDVRTPEEFEQGHLDNAINYPLSEVATHFADIEKDQLVVLYCRSGNRSGQAYQFLRAQGFTQIHNAGGLTEMLDSQ from the coding sequence ATGAGAACCCTACTTTCGCTTTCGGCATTATGTATTGCACTACTCAGTTCAGGCGTTCACGCCTCTGAGCGTGCAGAAACAGGGTGGGAATTAATAGAGAAAGGCGCATTAGTCGTTGATGTCAGAACACCTGAAGAGTTCGAACAAGGGCATCTAGATAACGCCATCAACTACCCTCTTTCTGAAGTGGCTACTCACTTCGCCGATATAGAGAAAGACCAACTGGTCGTTCTGTATTGCCGCAGTGGTAATCGTTCAGGGCAAGCTTATCAGTTCTTGCGTGCTCAAGGGTTTACTCAAATCCATAACGCAGGTGGGTTAACAGAGATGCTAGATAGCCAATAA
- a CDS encoding heme lyase CcmF/NrfE family subunit — MVGSLGLFSLVLVAVLSSIIGVHSFYQMLNKRTQNISLIRGFSLSSALFSLNSVVLLGYAFVSDDFSILYVAEHSNTQLPSFFKLAAVWAGHEGSLLFWVLTISVWSGVIALQKHYSNEYQSRVLWVMNLLLAIFAWFTLFASNPFEMNSILPLEGRDLNPMLQDVGLIFHPPLLYLGYVGFSVVLAFSVAALLVDPIEFDWVAHCRSWCLVAWIFLTAGIILGSWWAYYELGWGGWWFWDPVENASLLPWLTSTALLHSLGVAKGKQQLLKWSLSLAFITFCLSILGTFIVRSGVLTSVHAFAVDPTKGIALLLILVLVLVSSFSLLIIRGESFESNPITSFASKSFLSLVAVLIFVLATAVVVFGTFYPMVFELLGLGNISVGAPYFNLLIAPLALLALAVVGLAPLLSIKPQATKGVISSLAVVSLVLGYACYSWQVEQVQRQVMALMTWSLAFWVLLTHVYGLVVTRSSKFQRKVWVMTFAHVGVAVLAVGAAMNSYHSFERSYKLSPGAQVKFIDWTLSHEDTKLYVASNFTAEKAILKLETGEQSFSITPERRHYQVRVMNMSEPAMKWFWHGDVYITMGEKVDSTAYAFRVQYKAYARWIWFGGLFSILGALLSLTHRKKKTVKASQYAYQRS, encoded by the coding sequence ATGGTCGGTTCTTTGGGGCTGTTTAGTTTAGTGTTGGTTGCTGTACTCAGTAGCATTATTGGTGTGCATTCGTTTTATCAAATGCTAAACAAACGGACGCAAAATATAAGTTTAATCCGCGGTTTCTCTCTTTCAAGTGCATTGTTTTCTCTCAATTCTGTCGTATTGCTTGGCTATGCTTTTGTCAGTGATGACTTCTCTATTCTCTATGTTGCTGAACATTCAAACACTCAATTACCCTCATTTTTTAAGCTTGCAGCCGTATGGGCAGGACATGAAGGTTCCTTGTTGTTTTGGGTACTGACGATCAGCGTCTGGTCTGGCGTGATTGCCTTACAAAAACACTATTCGAATGAATACCAAAGCCGTGTGTTGTGGGTAATGAATCTACTGCTCGCGATATTTGCTTGGTTCACCTTATTCGCATCAAACCCATTTGAAATGAATTCGATCTTGCCGCTAGAAGGGCGTGACCTTAACCCAATGTTACAAGATGTCGGCCTGATCTTTCACCCTCCATTACTTTACCTTGGCTATGTCGGTTTTTCTGTGGTGCTGGCATTTTCAGTTGCCGCTTTGCTGGTTGATCCTATTGAGTTTGATTGGGTTGCCCATTGTCGCAGTTGGTGTCTAGTCGCTTGGATCTTTTTAACTGCAGGGATCATTCTTGGATCTTGGTGGGCGTATTACGAATTAGGCTGGGGCGGCTGGTGGTTCTGGGATCCTGTTGAAAATGCCAGCTTGTTGCCGTGGCTAACTTCAACAGCATTACTGCACAGTCTAGGCGTTGCTAAGGGCAAACAACAGCTCTTGAAATGGTCTCTCAGCCTTGCTTTCATTACGTTTTGTTTGAGTATCTTAGGCACCTTTATTGTTCGTTCTGGCGTATTAACGTCGGTGCATGCTTTTGCTGTCGATCCAACCAAAGGTATCGCACTGCTACTTATATTAGTGTTGGTGCTCGTGAGCTCATTTTCTCTGCTTATCATCAGAGGAGAGTCTTTTGAATCTAACCCGATTACTAGCTTCGCGAGTAAGAGCTTTTTAAGCCTAGTCGCGGTGCTCATTTTTGTACTGGCGACCGCTGTTGTGGTGTTTGGTACGTTTTATCCAATGGTCTTTGAACTGCTTGGGTTGGGGAACATATCGGTAGGTGCGCCTTACTTTAATCTGTTGATTGCACCTTTGGCTTTGCTTGCGTTAGCCGTCGTGGGTTTAGCCCCTTTGCTGAGTATTAAACCTCAAGCGACTAAAGGTGTTATTTCATCGTTAGCTGTGGTGTCATTGGTACTTGGTTATGCTTGTTATTCATGGCAAGTGGAACAAGTCCAACGACAAGTGATGGCTCTGATGACATGGTCACTCGCATTTTGGGTTTTACTCACTCATGTTTATGGCTTAGTGGTGACGCGCAGCTCGAAGTTCCAACGAAAAGTCTGGGTGATGACCTTTGCGCATGTTGGTGTCGCGGTATTAGCAGTAGGTGCGGCAATGAATAGCTACCACTCGTTTGAGCGCAGCTATAAACTAAGCCCAGGAGCACAAGTAAAGTTCATTGATTGGACGCTATCTCATGAAGATACAAAGCTTTATGTCGCCTCAAACTTTACCGCAGAGAAGGCGATACTTAAGCTAGAAACTGGCGAGCAAAGTTTTTCCATTACACCTGAAAGAAGACATTACCAAGTTCGAGTGATGAACATGAGTGAGCCCGCAATGAAATGGTTCTGGCATGGTGATGTGTATATCACCATGGGTGAGAAAGTAGACTCCACCGCTTATGCGTTTCGAGTGCAGTACAAGGCGTATGCGCGCTGGATCTGGTTTGGTGGGTTGTTCTCCATTCTTGGCGCTTTACTCTCATTGACTCATCGTAAAAAGAAAACCGTTAAGGCGTCACAGTATGCATACCAGCGTTCGTAA
- the nrfD gene encoding cytochrome c nitrite reductase subunit NrfD — protein MSAWDAAFQSGTVVWDWIIAIYLFLAGMSAGAVMISIYLKRKVIEGDPAHNGVLKATAFLAPFGIISGLLILVFHLTKPLSFWKIMIFYNPTSVMSMGVILFQVYMVILFLWIGIIFRDQIVGFLNDQVWLKGRLDFVGNWIGKLEVFENALEIFLAVLALMLAAYTGFLLSALNTFPLLNNPVLPILFLFSSLSSGAAACILFGVLVFKESPHSPSISWIHGFERPVVMFELFVLITFFTGLIFAGGQSEQAVWNAIGSGFWASWFWYGVIGVGMVLPLLLNAVTPTSIRHSSVYIFSVTSLSLMGVLMLRTFVLYAGQLTLA, from the coding sequence ATGAGTGCATGGGACGCAGCTTTTCAGTCTGGTACCGTGGTATGGGACTGGATTATAGCAATCTATCTATTTCTCGCGGGGATGTCGGCGGGTGCCGTAATGATCTCCATTTACCTTAAGCGTAAAGTCATTGAAGGTGATCCTGCCCATAATGGTGTGTTAAAGGCCACGGCTTTTCTTGCGCCCTTTGGGATCATTTCAGGTCTGCTGATCTTGGTTTTCCACCTAACAAAACCGTTATCATTTTGGAAGATCATGATCTTCTACAATCCAACGTCTGTGATGTCGATGGGTGTGATCTTATTCCAAGTGTATATGGTGATCTTGTTCCTTTGGATCGGCATTATATTTAGAGATCAAATCGTCGGGTTCTTGAATGACCAAGTATGGTTAAAAGGACGACTCGATTTTGTTGGTAACTGGATTGGCAAATTAGAAGTGTTCGAGAATGCTTTGGAAATATTCTTAGCTGTTCTTGCTCTGATGCTTGCCGCTTATACAGGATTCCTGCTTTCCGCTCTAAATACATTCCCACTGTTGAATAACCCAGTGCTGCCGATTTTGTTCTTATTCTCGAGCTTATCTTCGGGAGCGGCGGCATGTATTTTATTTGGTGTGTTGGTCTTTAAAGAATCACCTCATAGCCCGAGTATTTCATGGATCCACGGCTTCGAGCGCCCTGTCGTGATGTTTGAGTTGTTTGTTCTTATTACTTTCTTTACTGGGCTTATCTTCGCTGGTGGTCAAAGTGAGCAAGCAGTATGGAACGCAATTGGCAGTGGTTTCTGGGCGAGTTGGTTCTGGTATGGCGTGATCGGTGTTGGTATGGTTTTACCATTGTTGCTGAATGCGGTCACACCAACGTCTATCCGTCATAGTTCGGTGTATATTTTCTCTGTAACTTCGTTAAGCCTGATGGGCGTGTTAATGCTGCGAACTTTTGTCCTTTATGCAGGGCAGTTAACGTTAGCTTAA
- the nrfB gene encoding cytochrome c nitrite reductase pentaheme subunit, which translates to MGNIKLAIVIMLKSLLAFCLYGYSIHAVAEPAVTPVGESTRHEVELIRDKDYKCVQCHKDSKETVLGSHGESAHALLGREVNCTDCHTSIGPDHREGAPEVVKYRSAQSQPGTEKVFLDPSLILDANSQCIDCHKPDDLREASWTHDVHAQNLTCSNCHDVHATEAKVLGLDKKQTIKLCVDCHSDFNQKKEGE; encoded by the coding sequence ATGGGCAATATTAAATTGGCCATAGTCATAATGCTTAAATCCCTTCTAGCATTCTGCCTCTATGGTTATTCCATTCATGCTGTTGCTGAGCCTGCTGTTACGCCAGTAGGAGAATCAACAAGACATGAAGTCGAATTAATCCGCGACAAAGATTACAAGTGTGTTCAATGCCATAAAGATTCCAAAGAAACCGTATTGGGCTCTCATGGTGAAAGCGCACACGCTTTACTTGGCCGTGAAGTGAATTGTACTGATTGTCATACCTCTATTGGCCCCGATCACCGTGAAGGTGCACCTGAAGTGGTGAAGTATCGTTCGGCTCAATCACAACCGGGAACTGAGAAGGTTTTCCTAGACCCAAGCTTAATTTTAGATGCGAATAGCCAATGTATAGATTGTCATAAACCGGATGATCTTCGTGAAGCTAGCTGGACTCACGATGTTCACGCGCAAAACTTAACCTGTTCAAACTGTCATGACGTTCATGCCACTGAAGCGAAAGTGTTGGGTTTAGATAAAAAGCAAACCATCAAGCTGTGTGTGGATTGCCATTCAGACTTCAACCAGAAGAAAGAAGGGGAGTAA
- a CDS encoding tetratricopeptide repeat protein, whose protein sequence is MDIWLLVALVLMSLFLIVVIIAANKNSGHLKGNVLISLIAVALSVLVWSQLKQEIPQLPIDDNNSYTATDFQDELQQSLEQDPNQSDLWFKLGGVYMQKGEFDAAFTCYDYAIRLDPQAHSGLYAAKATALYYLSSQAMSDDVNTLLDHSMQLDPNDRTALMLIATDHFISMRYQQAIDAWTQILDSNQKGIDRVSIIHSINQAKQMIR, encoded by the coding sequence ATGGATATCTGGTTGTTGGTTGCGTTGGTACTCATGAGTTTGTTTTTGATTGTGGTTATTATTGCAGCGAACAAAAACAGCGGTCATCTAAAAGGGAATGTGTTGATTTCGCTTATTGCTGTGGCTTTGAGCGTACTTGTCTGGTCTCAACTGAAACAAGAGATACCTCAACTTCCTATAGATGATAACAATAGTTACACGGCAACGGATTTCCAAGATGAGCTTCAGCAAAGCCTTGAGCAAGACCCGAATCAATCCGATTTGTGGTTTAAGCTTGGTGGTGTGTATATGCAGAAAGGGGAGTTTGATGCAGCGTTCACCTGTTACGACTACGCGATTCGCTTAGATCCTCAAGCACATTCTGGCCTCTATGCTGCCAAAGCAACCGCTCTTTATTACCTCAGCTCTCAAGCGATGAGCGATGACGTGAATACGCTATTGGATCACTCAATGCAGCTTGATCCCAATGATCGTACGGCATTGATGCTGATTGCGACCGATCACTTCATTAGTATGCGCTATCAACAAGCGATTGATGCGTGGACTCAAATTCTCGATTCCAATCAAAAGGGGATTGATCGCGTTTCGATTATTCACTCGATCAATCAAGCCAAGCAGATGATCCGCTAG
- the ubiG gene encoding bifunctional 2-polyprenyl-6-hydroxyphenol methylase/3-demethylubiquinol 3-O-methyltransferase UbiG, which yields MDALFNLEMPIMTKSQNVDPAEIKKFEDMASRWWDLEGEFKPLHQINPLRLNYVLEKTEGLFAKKVLDVGCGGGILAESMAVEGALVTGLDMGKEPLEVARLHALETGTKLDYIQSTIEDHAEQNPQTYDVVTCMEMLEHVPDPQSVISACSKLVKPGGHVFFSTLNRNFKSYLFAIVGAEKLLKIVPEGTHDHEKFIRPAELIKMIDNTPLQELGITGLHYNPLTDTYRLGTNVNVNYIVHTQNLAQ from the coding sequence ATGGATGCATTATTTAACTTGGAAATGCCGATTATGACTAAATCACAGAACGTAGACCCAGCAGAAATCAAAAAATTCGAAGACATGGCGTCGCGCTGGTGGGATCTAGAAGGCGAGTTTAAGCCACTACATCAAATCAACCCACTGCGCCTAAATTACGTGCTAGAGAAAACCGAAGGCCTATTTGCCAAGAAAGTCCTCGATGTTGGCTGCGGCGGCGGTATTTTGGCTGAGAGCATGGCCGTTGAAGGTGCGCTAGTCACTGGTTTAGATATGGGTAAAGAACCGCTAGAAGTCGCTCGTCTGCATGCATTAGAAACCGGCACCAAGCTCGATTACATTCAAAGCACCATTGAAGACCATGCTGAGCAAAACCCACAAACTTACGATGTGGTGACGTGCATGGAAATGTTGGAACACGTCCCTGACCCACAATCGGTTATCTCGGCTTGTTCAAAACTAGTTAAACCGGGCGGCCACGTGTTCTTTTCGACATTGAACCGCAACTTTAAGTCTTACCTATTCGCTATAGTAGGTGCAGAAAAGCTACTTAAGATTGTTCCAGAAGGTACTCACGACCACGAAAAGTTCATTCGCCCAGCTGAACTTATCAAGATGATAGACAACACTCCGCTGCAAGAATTGGGGATTACAGGACTGCACTACAACCCGTTAACGGATACTTACCGTTTGGGCACAAATGTAAATGTTAACTACATAGTCCACACGCAAAATCTCGCCCAATAA
- the nrfA gene encoding ammonia-forming nitrite reductase cytochrome c552 subunit yields the protein MKKHWIRNSVTALLMVSASLASATSFAASEQKEIGDPRNDQFEQNHPDQYHSWRQTSESETIEDALKEDPNMVIMWAGYGFAKDYNKARGHFYAIDDVRQTLRTGGPTDESSGPMPMACWSCKSPDVARVIEERGEDGYFEGKWARLGNEIVNPIGCSDCHDTQSEGFKNGEPALKVTRPYVERAFDAIGKKFEDQGRLDQQASVCAQCHVEYYFTGPTKGVKFPWDKGTRVEQMEEYYDEIGFKDWTHKVSKAPMLKAQHPGYETWREGIHGKNKVACVDCHMPKVTKEDGTVYTDHKVGNPFDRFEDTCANCHTQSKETMRNIVSSRKAQVLNMKLTAEKQIVAAHFEAGAAWEAGATEQEMEPILLDIRHAQWRWDYAIASHGVHMHAPEIALEVLGTAVDRAADARTKIVRLLAKKGITDPIEIPDISTKEAAQKALGMDMDKMNAEKQHFLDTVVPKWEEQAEKREANYEY from the coding sequence GTGAAAAAGCATTGGATACGTAATTCGGTCACAGCACTATTAATGGTTAGCGCATCACTAGCAAGCGCGACCAGTTTTGCTGCGTCTGAACAAAAAGAAATTGGCGATCCTCGTAACGACCAGTTCGAGCAAAACCACCCAGATCAATATCATTCATGGAGACAGACTTCAGAAAGCGAAACCATTGAAGATGCACTAAAAGAAGATCCCAACATGGTCATCATGTGGGCTGGCTACGGCTTCGCAAAAGATTACAACAAAGCACGTGGTCACTTTTATGCGATTGACGATGTACGACAAACGCTTCGTACTGGCGGCCCAACTGACGAAAGCTCAGGCCCAATGCCAATGGCGTGTTGGAGCTGTAAAAGCCCAGACGTCGCACGTGTTATTGAAGAACGTGGCGAAGATGGTTACTTCGAAGGCAAATGGGCACGTCTTGGCAATGAGATAGTTAACCCTATTGGCTGTTCAGACTGTCACGATACGCAAAGCGAAGGCTTTAAAAACGGTGAACCGGCACTGAAAGTTACTCGCCCTTACGTTGAGCGTGCATTTGACGCGATTGGTAAGAAGTTTGAAGACCAAGGTCGCCTAGACCAACAAGCTTCCGTTTGTGCTCAGTGCCACGTGGAATACTACTTCACAGGTCCGACGAAAGGCGTGAAATTTCCTTGGGATAAAGGGACTCGCGTAGAGCAAATGGAGGAATACTACGATGAGATCGGCTTTAAGGATTGGACACACAAAGTATCAAAAGCACCAATGCTAAAAGCTCAGCACCCAGGCTATGAAACTTGGCGTGAAGGTATTCACGGCAAAAACAAAGTTGCTTGTGTTGACTGTCATATGCCGAAAGTAACCAAAGAAGATGGTACCGTTTATACCGACCATAAAGTGGGTAACCCATTCGACCGCTTCGAAGATACTTGTGCTAACTGTCATACTCAATCTAAAGAAACCATGCGTAACATCGTTTCAAGCCGTAAAGCGCAAGTGCTAAACATGAAGCTGACCGCTGAGAAACAAATCGTTGCCGCTCACTTTGAAGCAGGCGCGGCATGGGAAGCAGGTGCGACAGAGCAAGAGATGGAGCCTATCCTACTGGATATCCGTCACGCTCAATGGCGTTGGGACTACGCTATTGCGTCTCATGGTGTTCATATGCACGCCCCTGAAATCGCTCTAGAAGTGCTAGGTACTGCCGTTGACCGCGCAGCCGACGCTCGTACTAAGATTGTTCGTCTACTGGCGAAGAAAGGCATCACTGATCCAATTGAGATTCCAGACATCTCTACCAAAGAAGCGGCTCAAAAAGCGCTTGGAATGGACATGGATAAGATGAACGCTGAGAAGCAACACTTCTTAGACACAGTTGTTCCTAAATGGGAAGAGCAAGCTGAAAAGCGTGAAGCCAACTACGAATACTAG
- the gyrA gene encoding DNA topoisomerase (ATP-hydrolyzing) subunit A yields the protein MSDLAKEITPVNIEDELRGSYLDYAMSVIVGRALPDVRDGLKPVHRRVLFAMNVLGNDWNKAYKKSARVVGDVIGKYHPHGDSAVYESIVRMAQPFSLRYMLVDGQGNFGSVDGDSAAAMRYTEVRMSKIAGELLTDLDKDTVDFVPNYDGTEQIPAVLPTKIPNLLVNGASGIAVGMATNIPPHNLGEVVDGCLAFINNEDITIDELMDYIPGPDFPTAALISGRKGIVDAYKTGRGKVYMRSRAEIETEKNGKETIIVTEIPYQVNKARLIEKIAELVKDKKVEGISALRDESDKDGMRIVIECKRDAVGEVVLNNLYSQTQLQTTFGINMVALNNGQPQLFNIKDMLKCFVDHRREVVTRRTIFELKKARDRAHILEALSLALANIDEIIELIKNAPTPAEAKVGLVSRGWDLGNVASMLERAGTDAARPDWLEDQYGIRDGQYFLTETQAQAILELRLHRLTGLEHEKILDEYKALLEEIAELMHILASTERLMEVIREELEAVRDIYGDERRTEITAAVHDIDMEELIAQEDVVVTLSNAGYVKYQILSDYEAQRRGGKGKSATKMKDEDYIERLLVANTHDNILCFSTRGKTYRLKVYQLPQASRTARGKPIVNILPLEEGERITAILPVSEFSNEKFIFMATGDGTVKKTSLDQFANVRANGLIAVNLRDDDSLIGVDITDGNSDIMLFSKSGKVVRFNEDKVRPMGRTASGVRGMKLPEDDQVVSLIVPSNEGDILTVTQNGYGKRTELAEYPTKGRATQGVVSIKVSDRNGPVVGAVQVEEGDEMMMITDAGTLVRTRVAEVSQVGRNTQGVTLIRTAEDENVVGLQRIDEVEEAEIVEGEETEEVNAETIDAEGTVVSESSEEQASDASDSESDSEQDTE from the coding sequence ATGAGCGATCTAGCGAAAGAGATCACGCCCGTAAATATTGAAGATGAGCTTAGAGGTTCATACCTAGACTACGCGATGTCCGTCATCGTTGGTCGTGCCCTTCCAGATGTGCGTGATGGCCTAAAACCAGTACACCGCCGCGTTTTGTTCGCGATGAATGTATTAGGTAATGATTGGAACAAAGCATATAAAAAGTCTGCTCGTGTAGTAGGCGATGTAATCGGTAAATATCACCCACACGGTGATAGTGCGGTATACGAGTCAATTGTTCGTATGGCTCAGCCGTTTTCATTACGCTATATGTTAGTCGATGGCCAAGGTAACTTTGGTTCGGTTGACGGCGATTCAGCTGCGGCAATGCGTTATACCGAAGTTCGTATGTCAAAAATAGCTGGTGAGCTATTAACAGATCTTGATAAAGATACGGTTGACTTCGTTCCTAACTATGATGGAACCGAGCAAATACCAGCAGTTTTACCAACAAAAATACCAAACCTATTGGTTAACGGTGCTTCTGGTATCGCAGTAGGTATGGCTACCAACATCCCGCCGCATAACTTAGGCGAAGTTGTTGATGGCTGTTTAGCATTTATCAATAATGAAGATATCACTATTGATGAGCTAATGGACTACATCCCGGGTCCAGACTTCCCGACAGCAGCATTAATCAGTGGCCGTAAGGGCATTGTCGATGCATATAAGACTGGCCGAGGCAAAGTCTACATGCGCTCGAGAGCTGAAATTGAAACGGAGAAGAACGGTAAAGAAACTATTATCGTTACTGAAATTCCGTATCAAGTGAACAAAGCTCGTCTGATCGAGAAGATTGCTGAACTTGTAAAAGACAAGAAAGTTGAAGGCATCAGTGCACTGCGTGACGAATCTGATAAAGATGGTATGCGTATTGTTATTGAATGTAAGCGTGATGCTGTCGGTGAAGTTGTACTAAACAATCTTTACTCACAAACTCAGCTGCAAACAACTTTCGGCATCAACATGGTTGCTCTGAACAACGGCCAACCACAACTTTTCAACATTAAAGATATGTTGAAGTGTTTTGTTGATCACCGTCGTGAAGTTGTGACACGTCGTACTATCTTCGAATTGAAGAAAGCGCGCGACCGTGCACATATCTTGGAAGCTCTATCTTTAGCGCTTGCAAACATTGATGAAATCATTGAACTGATCAAGAACGCACCAACACCAGCAGAAGCTAAAGTTGGTCTAGTATCTCGTGGTTGGGATCTTGGTAACGTTGCATCAATGCTTGAACGTGCTGGTACTGATGCAGCTCGTCCAGATTGGCTTGAAGACCAATACGGTATCCGTGATGGTCAATACTTCCTAACGGAAACTCAAGCGCAAGCTATTCTAGAACTTCGTCTTCACCGCCTAACTGGCCTTGAGCACGAGAAGATTCTAGACGAATACAAAGCACTTCTAGAAGAGATCGCTGAGCTAATGCATATCCTTGCAAGCACTGAGCGTTTGATGGAAGTGATCCGTGAAGAACTTGAAGCAGTACGTGATATCTATGGCGACGAACGTCGTACAGAAATCACAGCAGCGGTTCATGACATCGACATGGAAGAGCTAATCGCTCAAGAAGACGTGGTAGTAACGCTTTCTAACGCAGGTTACGTTAAGTACCAAATCCTAAGCGACTACGAAGCTCAGCGTCGTGGTGGTAAAGGTAAGAGTGCAACTAAGATGAAAGATGAGGATTACATTGAGCGTCTGCTTGTTGCTAATACTCACGATAACATCTTATGTTTCTCTACTCGTGGTAAGACGTACCGCCTGAAAGTTTACCAACTGCCTCAAGCAAGCCGCACCGCTCGTGGTAAGCCTATCGTTAACATTCTTCCTCTAGAAGAAGGTGAGCGTATTACGGCTATCCTGCCTGTTTCTGAATTCTCAAACGAGAAATTCATCTTCATGGCAACAGGCGACGGTACAGTTAAGAAGACATCACTGGATCAATTCGCAAATGTACGTGCTAACGGCCTAATCGCAGTTAACCTACGTGACGATGATTCACTGATTGGCGTTGATATTACTGATGGTAATAGCGACATCATGCTGTTCTCTAAATCGGGCAAAGTTGTTCGCTTTAACGAGGACAAAGTACGTCCAATGGGTCGTACTGCCTCTGGTGTTCGTGGTATGAAGCTCCCAGAAGACGATCAAGTGGTTTCACTGATTGTTCCTTCAAACGAAGGCGATATCCTAACTGTGACTCAAAACGGTTACGGTAAGCGTACTGAGCTGGCTGAATACCCAACGAAAGGCCGTGCAACGCAAGGTGTAGTATCTATCAAAGTCTCTGATCGTAATGGCCCAGTAGTTGGTGCTGTTCAGGTTGAAGAAGGCGATGAAATGATGATGATCACCGACGCAGGTACACTAGTACGTACTCGCGTAGCGGAAGTTAGCCAAGTTGGTCGTAACACTCAAGGTGTGACACTGATTCGTACTGCTGAAGACGAGAATGTTGTAGGTCTACAACGTATCGATGAAGTAGAAGAAGCTGAGATTGTTGAAGGCGAAGAAACTGAAGAAGTAAATGCTGAAACTATTGACGCAGAAGGAACAGTTGTTTCTGAATCAAGTGAAGAGCAAGCATCTGATGCTTCTGACTCTGAAAGTGATAGCGAGCAAGACACTGAGTAA